The following proteins come from a genomic window of Clostridia bacterium:
- a CDS encoding Vitamin B12 dependent methionine synthase activation subunit, with protein MREEVLRYLGYGKSPASDSVSLIIDECERELSSLATVRYIYRIFDDLVLFKDGIRLGGVEFKSRDLSRHLSGCERAAVLCATLGSDADMARLKLERFDMSRAVVMDAAQNAYIEQVCDGACAQILKRVRDEGFNITSRFSPGYGDMPLSYQSVILSMMDAQKRIGLTCSDTYMLTPQKSVTAIAGITKAFQNCGVSSSCERCAARDMCRYRRR; from the coding sequence TTGAGAGAGGAAGTGCTGCGCTATCTGGGTTACGGCAAAAGCCCCGCTTCGGACAGCGTAAGCCTTATAATAGATGAGTGCGAAAGGGAGCTTTCATCTCTTGCCACGGTAAGATATATATACAGGATATTCGACGATCTTGTACTCTTTAAGGACGGTATAAGACTCGGCGGCGTGGAATTTAAAAGCCGCGATCTTTCTCGGCATCTTTCGGGGTGTGAACGCGCAGCCGTGCTGTGCGCGACGCTTGGCAGCGACGCCGATATGGCGCGCCTCAAGCTCGAACGCTTCGACATGAGCCGCGCCGTCGTTATGGATGCGGCGCAGAACGCATATATAGAACAGGTCTGCGACGGCGCATGCGCACAGATACTTAAAAGAGTGAGAGACGAGGGCTTTAATATTACTTCCCGATTCAGCCCCGGATACGGAGATATGCCGCTTTCATACCAAAGCGTCATACTCTCCATGATGGACGCACAAAAGCGCATAGGGCTTACGTGCAGCGACACATATATGCTTACGCCGCAAAAATCGGTAACGGCGATAGCGGGCATTACAAAGGCTTTTCAAAACTGCGGCGTGTCCTCGTCGTGCGAGCGCTGCGCGGCGCGGGATATGTGCCGATACAGACGCCGATAA
- a CDS encoding homocysteine S-methyltransferase family protein produces MKITDALKERLIFFDGAMGTELQKAGLGLGELPELLNIDAPDIILNVHRSYLKAGCDVVTANTFGANRPKLSGRLEEVIAAGVSLARRAADESEGQKWVALDIGPTGKLLKPLGQTSFEEAYEMFSEIVRAGAATGKCDLILIETMADLYETKAAVLAAKENCDLPVFCTMTFDENKKTLTGGSSAAMTALLEGLGADVIGINCGLGPAQAGEVFEELLRISSTPLMLQPNAGMPVFRNGETSFDVTAEEFARLMAGYARKGARVLGGCCGTTPEHIRRLKEACEGVSPVPAYDKDITLVSSYSKCVRIGGKPVIIGERINPTGKKKFKEALRNNDIGYILREAVTQDDCGAHILDVNVGLPEIDEVKMLKAVTEELQSVTNLPLQLDSTDADALEAALRVYNGKAMINSVNGKREVMDKIFPLVKKYGGVVVGLCLDEDGIPDTAEGRADVARRIIEEAAKYGIKKKDIVIDTLTLTVSAEQSEALRTLDALYEVKEKLGVNTVLGVSNVSFGLPRREIINSAFFTLALSRGLDACIINPCSEDMMRAYRAYCVLSGKDENCAEYVSIYAGTVADTKPAQTRAGAVGADAQAGSLFEIVIKGLKSAAPDAARKELEEKTPMEIIEGILIPALDTVGRGFEEGTIFLPQLIMSAETVKGAFGVIKEHMSSSGETGEPRGRIVLATVKGDIHDIGKNIVKVVLENYGYEVIDLGRDVDPEIIVETVKRENIRLLGLSALMTTTVVSMEETISRLKEAGAHFCRVMVGGAVLTEEYAKKAGADFYARDAMESVRFAKEVFKA; encoded by the coding sequence ATGAAAATAACAGACGCCTTAAAAGAAAGGCTTATCTTTTTTGACGGGGCTATGGGCACCGAACTTCAAAAAGCGGGACTTGGGCTTGGCGAGCTTCCAGAGCTTTTGAACATAGACGCCCCCGATATAATACTTAACGTACACAGAAGCTATCTTAAGGCGGGCTGCGACGTAGTGACCGCGAACACCTTCGGCGCGAACCGTCCAAAGCTTTCGGGGCGGCTTGAAGAAGTAATAGCAGCCGGCGTCTCTTTGGCGCGGCGCGCCGCAGACGAATCCGAAGGGCAAAAGTGGGTAGCGCTTGACATAGGGCCCACGGGCAAGCTTTTAAAGCCTCTCGGACAAACGTCTTTCGAAGAGGCGTATGAGATGTTTTCAGAGATCGTGCGCGCAGGCGCGGCCACGGGCAAGTGCGACCTTATACTGATAGAGACGATGGCCGACCTTTACGAAACGAAGGCGGCAGTGCTTGCGGCAAAGGAAAACTGCGATCTGCCCGTTTTTTGCACTATGACGTTCGACGAGAACAAAAAGACGCTCACGGGAGGAAGCAGCGCCGCCATGACAGCGCTTTTGGAAGGGCTTGGGGCCGACGTTATAGGTATAAACTGCGGGCTTGGGCCTGCGCAGGCGGGCGAAGTATTTGAGGAGCTTTTGCGTATTTCATCCACGCCGCTCATGCTTCAGCCGAATGCGGGAATGCCTGTCTTCAGAAACGGCGAGACGTCATTTGACGTGACTGCCGAGGAGTTTGCCCGACTTATGGCAGGATATGCGCGAAAGGGCGCGCGTGTGCTCGGCGGCTGCTGCGGCACGACGCCGGAGCATATACGCCGATTAAAGGAGGCGTGCGAAGGCGTATCGCCCGTACCCGCTTATGATAAGGATATTACGCTAGTGTCGTCGTATTCAAAATGCGTGCGTATCGGCGGCAAACCCGTGATAATCGGCGAGAGGATAAATCCGACAGGCAAGAAAAAATTTAAAGAGGCATTGAGAAATAACGATATAGGATACATATTAAGGGAAGCCGTAACGCAGGACGACTGCGGTGCGCATATACTTGACGTAAACGTGGGACTTCCCGAAATAGACGAGGTAAAAATGCTTAAAGCCGTGACAGAGGAGCTTCAGAGCGTGACGAATCTCCCGCTCCAGCTAGATTCCACCGACGCGGACGCGCTTGAAGCGGCGCTTCGCGTATATAACGGCAAGGCTATGATAAATTCGGTAAACGGCAAGCGGGAAGTAATGGATAAAATATTCCCGCTGGTAAAAAAATACGGCGGCGTCGTCGTCGGATTATGCCTTGACGAGGACGGCATACCCGATACCGCAGAGGGGCGCGCTGACGTGGCGCGCCGAATCATAGAGGAGGCCGCAAAATACGGCATAAAAAAGAAGGATATAGTTATAGATACGCTGACGCTCACGGTCTCGGCCGAGCAGAGCGAGGCTTTGCGCACGCTCGACGCGCTTTATGAAGTGAAAGAGAAGCTGGGCGTTAATACGGTCCTTGGGGTATCAAACGTTTCGTTCGGTCTTCCGCGACGCGAGATAATAAATTCGGCGTTTTTTACGCTCGCGCTTTCGCGCGGGCTTGACGCCTGCATAATAAACCCCTGCTCGGAGGATATGATGCGCGCTTACCGCGCTTATTGCGTGCTTTCGGGGAAGGATGAGAACTGCGCAGAATACGTAAGCATATACGCAGGTACGGTTGCCGATACAAAGCCTGCACAAACGCGCGCGGGCGCCGTAGGAGCAGACGCACAAGCGGGGTCGCTTTTTGAGATAGTGATAAAGGGGTTAAAGTCTGCCGCTCCCGACGCGGCAAGAAAAGAGCTTGAAGAAAAAACGCCGATGGAGATAATCGAGGGTATACTTATACCTGCGCTCGACACGGTGGGACGCGGCTTTGAAGAGGGCACGATATTTCTTCCCCAGCTTATAATGAGCGCGGAAACGGTAAAGGGCGCGTTCGGCGTGATAAAGGAGCATATGAGCTCGTCGGGCGAGACGGGCGAGCCGCGCGGACGCATCGTGCTTGCTACCGTAAAGGGCGATATTCACGACATAGGCAAGAATATCGTAAAAGTCGTTTTGGAAAATTACGGCTACGAGGTCATCGATCTCGGCCGTGACGTCGATCCCGAAATTATAGTTGAGACAGTAAAGCGCGAAAACATACGTCTTTTGGGCTTGAGCGCTCTTATGACTACTACGGTCGTCAGCATGGAGGAGACTATATCCCGCCTTAAAGAGGCAGGCGCGCACTTCTGCCGCGTAATGGTAGGAGGCGCCGTGCTTACGGAAGAATACGCAAAAAAGGCGGGGGCGGATTTTTACGCGCGCGACGCTATGGAGTCGGTGCGCTTTGCAAAAGAAGTTTTCAAAGCTTAA
- a CDS encoding SpoIIE family protein phosphatase, which produces MDNVKKQKKRRITISYSFLRWLLLIVVVGFLASMAFTWIHQTKMSNDSAAELLRINVWDVRQDVIDASNENLLKLTRSIAAQLDGGVSPNSEELIRLMREYDVAEINIINENGIITATTMGKFRDYDMHSGAQSAEFLTLLDGSENEHVQNYQPTSFDPSLYRKYAAVTLRSGGFVQVGYDGERFQKDIDQNVISAAKNRHVGQTGSIIIANEEWNIVSDRYGLAGSNLSETGIWIDRDTMPEDEVFHSQVYGEDCSVVYIFSEGYYIVAVLPENEIILERNSSMSVMAIMEIILFLVLFTVIFLLVKYLVLDNLGKVNSSLSKITKGDLNEEVDVRSNAEFSDLSDDINLTVTTLKQYIAAAAARIDEELAFAKNIQESALPSVFPPYPDRTEFSLYAKMRTAKEVGGDFYDFYLLDDNKLAFLIADVSGKGIPAAMFMMTAKTVLRDYAERGDEPHDVFTNANTKLCDGNDAEMFLTAWMGFLETDTGVLHFVNAGHNPPVLIREKKATFVMQKANLVLAAMDATKYRKQTVKLQPGDILYLYTDGVTEAPDPDDKIFGNDRLLNILSDDFGSGEAACRKVCDTVLGRIDEFAKDVPQFDDITQLCIYYAGDSIQT; this is translated from the coding sequence ATGGATAATGTGAAAAAGCAGAAAAAACGGCGGATAACGATTTCCTATTCTTTTTTAAGATGGCTGCTTTTGATCGTCGTCGTGGGTTTTTTGGCCTCTATGGCGTTCACATGGATACACCAAACGAAAATGTCCAACGACAGCGCGGCGGAGCTTTTGCGTATAAACGTTTGGGACGTCCGCCAGGACGTTATCGACGCTTCGAACGAGAACCTTCTGAAGCTTACTCGCAGCATCGCCGCACAGCTCGACGGCGGCGTCTCGCCGAATTCCGAAGAGCTTATTAGATTGATGCGCGAGTATGATGTGGCGGAAATAAACATAATAAATGAAAACGGTATCATCACGGCAACAACTATGGGAAAATTCCGGGATTACGATATGCACTCCGGCGCGCAGTCAGCTGAATTTCTTACGCTGCTTGATGGATCCGAAAATGAGCATGTACAGAATTATCAGCCCACCTCGTTCGATCCTTCCCTTTATCGCAAGTATGCCGCGGTAACGCTCAGATCCGGCGGCTTCGTACAGGTGGGCTACGACGGAGAGCGTTTTCAGAAGGACATAGATCAGAATGTTATAAGCGCGGCCAAGAACCGGCACGTAGGGCAGACCGGAAGCATCATCATAGCAAATGAGGAGTGGAATATAGTAAGCGACCGATATGGGCTTGCGGGCAGCAACTTAAGCGAGACCGGTATATGGATCGACCGCGATACGATGCCTGAGGACGAAGTTTTCCATTCGCAGGTATACGGCGAAGACTGCTCCGTCGTGTATATTTTTTCGGAAGGGTATTATATAGTGGCCGTCCTTCCCGAAAACGAGATCATCCTTGAGAGAAACTCCTCCATGAGCGTTATGGCCATAATGGAGATCATACTTTTCCTTGTTTTGTTCACGGTCATTTTCCTTCTGGTAAAATATCTTGTTCTTGACAATCTGGGAAAGGTCAACAGCTCACTGTCGAAGATCACGAAAGGGGACTTAAACGAAGAGGTAGACGTGCGTTCAAACGCAGAATTCTCCGATCTTTCGGACGACATAAACTTAACGGTTACAACTCTGAAACAATATATCGCGGCCGCAGCGGCCAGGATAGACGAGGAGCTGGCGTTTGCGAAAAACATACAGGAATCTGCGCTGCCGTCTGTATTTCCGCCTTACCCGGACAGAACAGAGTTTTCGCTTTATGCAAAAATGAGGACGGCGAAAGAGGTCGGCGGAGACTTTTACGATTTTTACCTGCTCGATGATAACAAGCTCGCTTTTCTTATCGCGGACGTTTCAGGCAAGGGGATCCCGGCCGCCATGTTCATGATGACCGCCAAAACGGTGCTCAGGGATTATGCGGAGCGCGGCGACGAGCCGCATGATGTGTTTACCAACGCCAATACAAAGCTTTGCGACGGAAACGATGCGGAAATGTTTTTAACGGCATGGATGGGCTTTCTTGAGACAGATACAGGGGTCTTGCATTTCGTAAATGCGGGCCATAATCCGCCGGTGCTGATCCGCGAAAAAAAGGCGACCTTTGTTATGCAGAAAGCAAATCTGGTGCTGGCTGCAATGGACGCCACGAAGTATCGAAAGCAGACGGTCAAGCTACAGCCCGGCGACATTTTGTATCTTTATACGGACGGCGTGACCGAAGCCCCCGATCCGGACGACAAAATATTCGGAAACGACAGGCTTTTAAATATCCTGTCGGACGATTTCGGTTCCGGCGAGGCGGCGTGCAGAAAAGTCTGCGATACAGTGCTAGGCAGGATAGACGAATTTGCGAAGGATGTACCGCAGTTTGACGATATTACGCAGCTTTGTATTTACTATGCGGGGGACAGTATACAAACATAA
- the rlmD gene encoding 23S rRNA (uracil(1939)-C(5))-methyltransferase RlmD — MDKPKKNEIMEVYISSVTLEGMGIARLESGFVIFVWGGAPDERAEVLIMKVQKSFAYAKITRIIKPSPARVKPECPYFGLCGGCAFWHLSYEAELKIKRDAVYNNIKKLGGVDFPSLEIIGSENAQRYRNKAQFPIKRARDGRLIIGFYRRRSHDVVDLSDCLIQSPHVFAAAGAVRRYIEETGESVYDEAAHKGSIRHVFAREGRASGDVEIVVVINADKLHDEGRLVQILKERITGLSGVVININKEKTNVIMGERSRLLWGRDEIRDTIGEIEFIIPHRSFYQVNPSQTRVLYETAVNMLAPLKNETVLDLYCGAGTISAYIARRAGRVIGVEVVEDAVKVAKKNARSNGLENCEFYCGDAGETAARLIREGLKIDALCVDPPRKGLDEGALKAIAGLSPERIAYVSCDPATLGRDIKRLSDNGYVLKNAVAVDMFPKTGNIETAVLLMRDESKRQDHCR; from the coding sequence ATGGATAAACCAAAAAAGAACGAGATAATGGAAGTATATATATCGTCCGTGACGCTTGAAGGCATGGGGATCGCGCGTCTTGAGTCTGGCTTTGTGATATTCGTTTGGGGCGGAGCGCCCGATGAGCGCGCCGAGGTGCTTATTATGAAAGTACAGAAGAGCTTTGCGTATGCAAAGATAACACGAATAATAAAACCCTCACCCGCACGCGTAAAGCCCGAGTGCCCCTATTTCGGACTTTGCGGCGGGTGCGCTTTTTGGCACCTTTCGTATGAAGCGGAGCTTAAAATAAAGCGAGACGCCGTGTATAACAATATTAAGAAGCTGGGCGGCGTTGATTTTCCGTCGCTTGAAATAATCGGCTCAGAAAACGCACAAAGATATCGCAATAAGGCGCAGTTTCCGATAAAACGCGCCCGCGACGGGCGGCTCATCATAGGATTTTACCGCAGACGCTCACATGACGTAGTCGATCTTTCGGACTGTCTTATCCAGTCGCCGCACGTCTTTGCGGCGGCGGGAGCCGTTCGCCGTTATATCGAAGAAACGGGAGAGAGCGTCTATGACGAGGCGGCGCACAAGGGTTCGATACGCCATGTATTTGCGCGCGAAGGACGCGCCTCGGGCGATGTGGAGATCGTAGTTGTGATAAATGCGGACAAGCTTCATGATGAAGGAAGGCTCGTTCAAATATTAAAAGAACGCATCACCGGGCTTTCGGGCGTTGTCATAAATATAAATAAAGAAAAAACAAACGTGATAATGGGCGAACGCTCGCGCCTTTTGTGGGGGCGCGACGAGATACGCGATACTATAGGAGAAATCGAATTCATTATACCGCACCGCTCGTTTTATCAGGTGAACCCCTCACAGACGCGCGTACTTTATGAGACGGCGGTAAACATGCTTGCTCCGTTGAAAAACGAAACCGTGCTTGACCTGTACTGCGGCGCGGGCACGATATCGGCGTATATCGCTCGGCGCGCCGGGCGCGTTATCGGCGTAGAGGTCGTAGAGGACGCCGTAAAGGTAGCAAAGAAAAACGCACGCTCAAACGGTCTTGAAAACTGTGAATTTTACTGCGGCGATGCGGGCGAAACGGCGGCGCGCCTTATAAGAGAGGGGCTTAAGATCGACGCGCTCTGCGTAGACCCGCCGAGAAAGGGGCTTGACGAGGGAGCCCTAAAAGCGATAGCCGGGCTTTCGCCCGAGCGCATAGCGTACGTTTCGTGCGATCCTGCAACGCTGGGGCGCGATATAAAGCGGCTTTCGGATAACGGCTATGTCTTAAAGAACGCCGTAGCCGTCGACATGTTCCCAAAAACAGGAAACATAGAGACCGCGGTCTTGTTGATGCGAGATGAGTCAAAACGGCAGGACCATTGCCGTTAA
- the metF gene encoding methylenetetrahydrofolate reductase [NAD(P)H] has translation MKISDILKKDRGVFSFEIFPPKADADLMSVLTCANALSRYFPDFMSVTYGAGGGTSKNTAKIATFLQDKCHTPALAHLTCVSSTKSEIAHHLFELKAAGIENILALRGDIPTDKTGFPDPKHYRYATDLIKEIAETGGFSIGGACYPETHPEAKSAKDDIDNLKRKQDAGCDFLISQLFFDNEKFYAFLDKAAAAGVSIPIIPGIMPVLNAGQIKRMCKLSGAALTPKFERMLRKYQNDPHAMRQAGIAYATEQITDLLSYDVKGIHLYTMNKPDIAVQIKNNIQFLY, from the coding sequence ATGAAGATCTCAGATATTTTAAAAAAAGACAGGGGCGTATTCTCGTTTGAGATATTTCCCCCGAAGGCGGACGCCGACCTTATGAGCGTCCTCACCTGCGCGAACGCGCTTTCACGCTATTTTCCCGACTTTATGAGCGTAACATACGGCGCAGGCGGAGGAACCTCGAAAAACACGGCCAAGATCGCGACATTCCTTCAGGATAAGTGTCATACTCCCGCGCTTGCGCATCTTACGTGCGTGTCGTCAACAAAATCGGAGATAGCGCATCATCTTTTCGAGCTTAAAGCGGCGGGCATAGAAAACATACTTGCGCTGCGCGGCGACATACCGACGGATAAAACGGGTTTTCCCGACCCGAAGCATTACCGCTATGCTACCGACCTTATAAAGGAGATAGCCGAGACCGGCGGATTCTCTATAGGAGGAGCATGTTATCCCGAAACGCATCCCGAGGCAAAAAGCGCAAAGGACGATATTGACAACTTAAAGCGAAAGCAGGATGCGGGCTGCGATTTTCTCATATCCCAGCTTTTTTTCGACAATGAAAAGTTTTACGCCTTTCTCGACAAGGCGGCGGCAGCGGGCGTAAGCATTCCGATAATCCCGGGAATAATGCCAGTTTTGAACGCGGGGCAGATAAAGCGCATGTGCAAATTGAGCGGCGCGGCCCTTACGCCGAAATTTGAGCGTATGCTCCGAAAATACCAAAACGACCCGCACGCCATGAGGCAGGCGGGCATAGCTTATGCGACAGAGCAGATAACAGACCTTTTGTCGTATGACGTAAAGGGCATACACCTTTACACGATGAACAAACCGGACATTGCGGTGCAGATAAAGAACAACATCCAGTTTCTTTATTAG
- a CDS encoding TdeIII family type II restriction endonuclease — protein MNIYKKQEIAKIVIRILKSRFDSFPENEAITRNAPFHKAFLEAFSQKFDAAGTNVDSILSMSSWMHGLNTTLGQIFFEETAQILCDGAKRSFLGSEYKIYSEQERIISEIMTDLKNGDKVPSMIDEDLIISENARGHLVNGPNFTADCCFEDESSFVAIELKSVRPNSGETRGEKQKILKAKAALRIMKPNKTIKYYFGFPFDPTSDSDTGFCKESFMNSMIEFSKFCDGREILLADELWSYLSGEENTMQELLCIIRDIATIDFMEKLNIINNHENIINNTKLYREIAKQWFLVDEVCIANNIGNLIASNRREIIKNVNNCPFDINGKYNLRRAKVLLDYIQNNDCD, from the coding sequence ATGAACATATATAAAAAACAAGAGATAGCCAAGATCGTAATAAGAATATTAAAATCCAGATTTGATTCTTTTCCGGAAAATGAGGCCATTACGAGAAATGCCCCGTTTCATAAAGCATTTTTAGAAGCCTTTTCTCAAAAATTTGATGCTGCTGGGACAAATGTTGACTCTATTTTAAGTATGAGCTCGTGGATGCATGGATTGAATACAACGTTGGGACAGATTTTCTTTGAAGAAACAGCACAAATTCTTTGTGACGGAGCTAAACGTTCTTTTCTTGGAAGCGAGTATAAGATATACTCTGAACAAGAACGTATTATAAGCGAAATTATGACAGATTTAAAGAACGGTGATAAGGTGCCGTCTATGATTGATGAGGATTTGATTATTTCGGAAAATGCAAGAGGCCATTTGGTTAATGGACCAAATTTTACTGCCGATTGTTGTTTTGAAGATGAGAGCAGCTTTGTTGCTATTGAGTTAAAGTCAGTTCGTCCCAACTCGGGTGAAACGCGTGGAGAAAAGCAGAAAATTTTAAAAGCAAAAGCGGCGCTTAGAATTATGAAACCGAATAAAACAATAAAATATTATTTCGGGTTTCCTTTTGATCCCACATCCGATTCAGATACGGGTTTTTGTAAAGAATCCTTTATGAACAGTATGATTGAGTTTTCAAAGTTTTGCGATGGACGAGAAATATTGCTTGCAGATGAATTGTGGTCATATTTATCCGGAGAAGAAAACACAATGCAGGAGTTGTTATGTATTATAAGAGACATAGCAACAATAGACTTTATGGAAAAGCTCAATATTATTAACAACCATGAAAATATTATAAACAATACAAAATTATATCGTGAAATTGCAAAACAGTGGTTTTTAGTAGATGAGGTATGTATTGCAAATAACATTGGCAATTTGATTGCTTCAAACAGAAGAGAAATAATAAAGAATGTTAATAACTGTCCGTTTGATATTAACGGTAAATACAATTTACGTCGGGCAAAAGTATTATTGGATTATATTCAGAACAATGATTGCGATTAA